In a single window of the Osmerus eperlanus chromosome 4, fOsmEpe2.1, whole genome shotgun sequence genome:
- the cdh26.1 gene encoding cadherin-like protein 26 isoform X3, whose translation MEKKTVSVVLLTVAIAVGLAQAGTHTANKHEKGDLLVRSKRRWVLSTIELTEEDPGPFPKLATKMFNDRIKELTDNLVFRITGNGVTEEPLGVFSIDGTTGEVKVHKAIDREKISIFHIKFDILDKDTLEPVDRTLAFDVAIKDINDNAPVFDPIAKASVKENLPQGYLPVPLKARDKDEENTDNSNIILRVVSQEPAEPKIGLKTVEGTKLTQLTFTGCFNYDKAKKYTVVVEAKDKGKPALSSSATVLIDVTDYNTHRPVFKENVYHGEVMEMETNKVILRLGVTDADTPNTPGWRAKYFFLKGNEEGNYKIETDPKTNEGILTVIKGKDYERTTFAGVEIGVENEEPLFECVAGAPGGVSAKVTPPNSVNVTLKVIDINDPPVFDKVVTKVYEREEEEPGKELYTPKVTDEDSDVNKIRYEIVQDPAGWVSIDKKTGKVKTVKKMDRESAYVDKNSTYTVLICAIDNGEPPATATSTLVIHLGDTNDNLPHLVNKSLVLCGNKASSISIPVQDKDKDPYSGPFTFSLGGNDKTLTDTWKLDPSIGMTGGLVSLKSLVYGNYTVPLVIMDQQGTGGSETLEVVVCDCLSGDTCRGRLPHSSRLGPAAIGLLVAGLLLLLLLLCFCFLCECGKQTFKLIPLNLQDEGNQTLIKYNEEGGGSACQAEPTLILSQKNSIMVTDGDRQAAIPISQMSIKEMHEMTRSSGRHMMATQMSSSGGFQSGNFQRTGEANGTMRSQWGHGTQNSSRMNSSIKNNSARYSHSLNRRGDQQISEHIDRRLLMIGAGEDDYAAYLPHEYAYEGQGSKCNSLDELSLSNLGDDLEFVGNLGPKFNTLGGICQQGMQGRPSNL comes from the exons ATGGAGAAGAAGACTGTTTCCGTGGTTCTGCTAACA GTGGCCATAGCAGTTGGACTGGCACAGGCCGGCACCCATACGGCGAACAAGCATGAAAAAGGG GACCTGCTGGTACGGTCCAAAAGGAGATGGGTCCTGTCCACCATAGAACTGACCGAGGAGGACCCTGGGCCTTTCCCTAAACTGGCCACAAAG ATGTTCAACGACAGGATAAAAGAACTGACTGACAACCTTGTGTTCCGTATCACGGGCAACGGCGTCACAGAGGAGCCGCTGGGAGTTTTCTCCATCGACGGCACGACGGGCGAGGTCAAAGTCCACAAGGCCATCGACAGGGAGAAGATCTCCATCTTCCAt ATCAAATTTGATATCCTTGACAAGGACACGCTCGAGCCAGTGGACAGGACGCTGGCATTCGATGTGGCCATAAAGGACATCAACGACAACGCTCCTGTCTTTGATCCCATCGCAAAAGCCAGTGTAAAAGAGAACTTACCACAGG GttacctccctgtccctctgaaGGCGCGGGATAAAGATGAGGAGAACACAGACAACTCTAATATCATCCTCAGGGTGGTTTCTCAAGAACCTGCCGAGCCCAAGATCGGTCTGAAAACAGTGGAAGGCACCAAGCTGACCCAGCTCACCTTCACAGGCTGCTTCAACTATGAT AAAGCAAAGAAGTATACGGTCGTTGTTGAAGCTAAAGATAAAGGAAAACCAGCCCTCTCTTCATCTGCCACAGTTCTTATTGATGTTACTGACTACAACACACACCGACCAGTGTTCAAAGAGAATGTG TACCATGGTGAGGTAATGGAGATGGAGACCAACAAGGTTATATTAAGACTAGGTGTGACAGACGCTGATACACCAAACACCCCTGGATGGCGCGCCAAATACTTCTTCCTGAAGGGAAACGAGGAGGGGAACTATAAAATTGAGACAGACCCCAAGACTAATGAGGGCATTCTGACAGTCATCAAG GGGAAGGATTATGAGAGGACTACCTTCGCAGGGGTGGAGATCGGAGTGGAAAACGAGGAGcctctgtttgagtgtgtagcTGGTGCCCCTGGTGGCGTCTCTGCTAAGGTCACACCTCCCAACTCAGTCAATGTCACCCTCAAAGTGATTGACATCAATGACCCTCCAGTATTTGACAAGGTCGTGACCAAAGTctacgagagagaggaggaagaaccaGGGAAGGAGCTGTACACACCAAAGGTCACAGACGAAGACTCTGATGTCAACAAGATCAG GTATGAGATCGTTCAGGACCCAGCAGGATGGGTCTCCATCGATAAGAAGACAGGGAAGGTCAAAACAGTCAAGAAGATGGACCGAGAGTCTGCCTATGTTGACAAGAATAGTACCTACACTGTCCTAATATGTGCCATAGACAATG gggAGCCTCCTGCTACAGCCACGTCCACTCTGGTGATCCATCTGGGGGACACGAATGACAATCTGCCCCACCTGGTGAACAAGAGCCTGGTGCTGTGTGGGAACAAGGCTAGCAGCATCAGTATTCCTGTTCAGGACAAAGACAAAGACCCTTACAGTGGCCCTTTCACCTTCTCGCTGGGGGGCAACGACAAGACTCTGACAGACACCTGGAAACTAGACCCCTCCATAG GCATGACAGGGGGTCTGGTGAGTCTGAAGAGCCTGGTCTATGGGAACTACACGGTGCCCCTGGTCATCATGGACCAGCAGGGCACAGGGGGCTCTGAGaccctggaggtggtggtgtgtgacTGTCTCAGCGGGGACACGTGCCGGGGCCGGCTACCCCATAGCAGCCGCCTGGGCCCAGCCGCCATTGGCCTGCTGGTAGCCGGactgctgctcctgctgt TGCTGCTGTGTTTCTGctttctgtgtgagtgtggaaaGCAGACTTTCAAACTCATCCCCCTCAACCTTCAGGACGAAGGCAACCAGACCCTCATCAAGTACaacgaggagggaggaggatcgGCATGccag GCTGAGCCCACACTGATCCTGAGCCAGAAGAACAGCATTATGGTGACAGACGGGGACAGACAGGCTGCCATACCC ATCTCACAGATGTCAATCAAAGAAATGCATGAGATGACCAGAAGCTCTGGGAGGCACATG ATGGCAACTCAGATGTCCTCTTCAGGAGGCTTCCAATCAGGAAACTTCCAGAGAACGGGCGAGGCCAATGGAACCATGAGGAGCCAGTGGGGGCATGGCACT CAGAACTCAAGCAGGATGAATAGCTCCATCAAG AACAACTCTGCACGGTACTCCCACTCCCTCAATCGCCGAGGGGATCAGCAGATCTCAGAGCACATAGACAGG AGGCTGCTCATGATTGGTGCAGGAGAAGATGACTACGCTGCTTACTTGCCTCATGAGTATGCCTATGAGGGGCAGGGAAGCAAGTGCAACTCATTGGATGAGCTGTCTCTAAGCAACCTGGGGGATGACTTAGAGTTTGTTGGAAATCTGGGGCCAAAGTTCAACACCCTTGGAGGCATCTGTCAGCAGGGCATGCAGGGAAGACCCAGCAACTTGTAG
- the cdh26.1 gene encoding cadherin-like protein 26 isoform X2, whose product MEKKTVSVVLLTVAIAVGLAQAGTHTANKHEKGDLLVRSKRRWVLSTIELTEEDPGPFPKLATKMFNDRIKELTDNLVFRITGNGVTEEPLGVFSIDGTTGEVKVHKAIDREKISIFHIKFDILDKDTLEPVDRTLAFDVAIKDINDNAPVFDPIAKASVKENLPQGYLPVPLKARDKDEENTDNSNIILRVVSQEPAEPKIGLKTVEGTKLTQLTFTGCFNYDKAKKYTVVVEAKDKGKPALSSSATVLIDVTDYNTHRPVFKENVYHGEVMEMETNKVILRLGVTDADTPNTPGWRAKYFFLKGNEEGNYKIETDPKTNEGILTVIKGKDYERTTFAGVEIGVENEEPLFECVAGAPGGVSAKVTPPNSVNVTLKVIDINDPPVFDKVVTKVYEREEEEPGKELYTPKVTDEDSDVNKIRYEIVQDPAGWVSIDKKTGKVKTVKKMDRESAYVDKNSTYTVLICAIDNGEPPATATSTLVIHLGDTNDNLPHLVNKSLVLCGNKASSISIPVQDKDKDPYSGPFTFSLGGNDKTLTDTWKLDPSIGMTGGLVSLKSLVYGNYTVPLVIMDQQGTGGSETLEVVVCDCLSGDTCRGRLPHSSRLGPAAIGLLVAGLLLLLLLLCFCFLCECGKQTFKLIPLNLQDEGNQTLIKYNEEGGGSACQAEPTLILSQKNSIMVTDGDRQAAIPLTQISQMSIKEMHEMTRSSGRHMMATQMSSSGGFQSGNFQRTGEANGTMRSQWGHGTNSSRMNSSIKNNSARYSHSLNRRGDQQISEHIDRRLLMIGAGEDDYAAYLPHEYAYEGQGSKCNSLDELSLSNLGDDLEFVGNLGPKFNTLGGICQQGMQGRPSNL is encoded by the exons ATGGAGAAGAAGACTGTTTCCGTGGTTCTGCTAACA GTGGCCATAGCAGTTGGACTGGCACAGGCCGGCACCCATACGGCGAACAAGCATGAAAAAGGG GACCTGCTGGTACGGTCCAAAAGGAGATGGGTCCTGTCCACCATAGAACTGACCGAGGAGGACCCTGGGCCTTTCCCTAAACTGGCCACAAAG ATGTTCAACGACAGGATAAAAGAACTGACTGACAACCTTGTGTTCCGTATCACGGGCAACGGCGTCACAGAGGAGCCGCTGGGAGTTTTCTCCATCGACGGCACGACGGGCGAGGTCAAAGTCCACAAGGCCATCGACAGGGAGAAGATCTCCATCTTCCAt ATCAAATTTGATATCCTTGACAAGGACACGCTCGAGCCAGTGGACAGGACGCTGGCATTCGATGTGGCCATAAAGGACATCAACGACAACGCTCCTGTCTTTGATCCCATCGCAAAAGCCAGTGTAAAAGAGAACTTACCACAGG GttacctccctgtccctctgaaGGCGCGGGATAAAGATGAGGAGAACACAGACAACTCTAATATCATCCTCAGGGTGGTTTCTCAAGAACCTGCCGAGCCCAAGATCGGTCTGAAAACAGTGGAAGGCACCAAGCTGACCCAGCTCACCTTCACAGGCTGCTTCAACTATGAT AAAGCAAAGAAGTATACGGTCGTTGTTGAAGCTAAAGATAAAGGAAAACCAGCCCTCTCTTCATCTGCCACAGTTCTTATTGATGTTACTGACTACAACACACACCGACCAGTGTTCAAAGAGAATGTG TACCATGGTGAGGTAATGGAGATGGAGACCAACAAGGTTATATTAAGACTAGGTGTGACAGACGCTGATACACCAAACACCCCTGGATGGCGCGCCAAATACTTCTTCCTGAAGGGAAACGAGGAGGGGAACTATAAAATTGAGACAGACCCCAAGACTAATGAGGGCATTCTGACAGTCATCAAG GGGAAGGATTATGAGAGGACTACCTTCGCAGGGGTGGAGATCGGAGTGGAAAACGAGGAGcctctgtttgagtgtgtagcTGGTGCCCCTGGTGGCGTCTCTGCTAAGGTCACACCTCCCAACTCAGTCAATGTCACCCTCAAAGTGATTGACATCAATGACCCTCCAGTATTTGACAAGGTCGTGACCAAAGTctacgagagagaggaggaagaaccaGGGAAGGAGCTGTACACACCAAAGGTCACAGACGAAGACTCTGATGTCAACAAGATCAG GTATGAGATCGTTCAGGACCCAGCAGGATGGGTCTCCATCGATAAGAAGACAGGGAAGGTCAAAACAGTCAAGAAGATGGACCGAGAGTCTGCCTATGTTGACAAGAATAGTACCTACACTGTCCTAATATGTGCCATAGACAATG gggAGCCTCCTGCTACAGCCACGTCCACTCTGGTGATCCATCTGGGGGACACGAATGACAATCTGCCCCACCTGGTGAACAAGAGCCTGGTGCTGTGTGGGAACAAGGCTAGCAGCATCAGTATTCCTGTTCAGGACAAAGACAAAGACCCTTACAGTGGCCCTTTCACCTTCTCGCTGGGGGGCAACGACAAGACTCTGACAGACACCTGGAAACTAGACCCCTCCATAG GCATGACAGGGGGTCTGGTGAGTCTGAAGAGCCTGGTCTATGGGAACTACACGGTGCCCCTGGTCATCATGGACCAGCAGGGCACAGGGGGCTCTGAGaccctggaggtggtggtgtgtgacTGTCTCAGCGGGGACACGTGCCGGGGCCGGCTACCCCATAGCAGCCGCCTGGGCCCAGCCGCCATTGGCCTGCTGGTAGCCGGactgctgctcctgctgt TGCTGCTGTGTTTCTGctttctgtgtgagtgtggaaaGCAGACTTTCAAACTCATCCCCCTCAACCTTCAGGACGAAGGCAACCAGACCCTCATCAAGTACaacgaggagggaggaggatcgGCATGccag GCTGAGCCCACACTGATCCTGAGCCAGAAGAACAGCATTATGGTGACAGACGGGGACAGACAGGCTGCCATACCC ctCACACAGATCTCACAGATGTCAATCAAAGAAATGCATGAGATGACCAGAAGCTCTGGGAGGCACATG ATGGCAACTCAGATGTCCTCTTCAGGAGGCTTCCAATCAGGAAACTTCCAGAGAACGGGCGAGGCCAATGGAACCATGAGGAGCCAGTGGGGGCATGGCACT AACTCAAGCAGGATGAATAGCTCCATCAAG AACAACTCTGCACGGTACTCCCACTCCCTCAATCGCCGAGGGGATCAGCAGATCTCAGAGCACATAGACAGG AGGCTGCTCATGATTGGTGCAGGAGAAGATGACTACGCTGCTTACTTGCCTCATGAGTATGCCTATGAGGGGCAGGGAAGCAAGTGCAACTCATTGGATGAGCTGTCTCTAAGCAACCTGGGGGATGACTTAGAGTTTGTTGGAAATCTGGGGCCAAAGTTCAACACCCTTGGAGGCATCTGTCAGCAGGGCATGCAGGGAAGACCCAGCAACTTGTAG
- the cdh26.1 gene encoding cadherin-like protein 26 isoform X1 yields MEKKTVSVVLLTVAIAVGLAQAGTHTANKHEKGDLLVRSKRRWVLSTIELTEEDPGPFPKLATKMFNDRIKELTDNLVFRITGNGVTEEPLGVFSIDGTTGEVKVHKAIDREKISIFHIKFDILDKDTLEPVDRTLAFDVAIKDINDNAPVFDPIAKASVKENLPQGYLPVPLKARDKDEENTDNSNIILRVVSQEPAEPKIGLKTVEGTKLTQLTFTGCFNYDKAKKYTVVVEAKDKGKPALSSSATVLIDVTDYNTHRPVFKENVYHGEVMEMETNKVILRLGVTDADTPNTPGWRAKYFFLKGNEEGNYKIETDPKTNEGILTVIKGKDYERTTFAGVEIGVENEEPLFECVAGAPGGVSAKVTPPNSVNVTLKVIDINDPPVFDKVVTKVYEREEEEPGKELYTPKVTDEDSDVNKIRYEIVQDPAGWVSIDKKTGKVKTVKKMDRESAYVDKNSTYTVLICAIDNGEPPATATSTLVIHLGDTNDNLPHLVNKSLVLCGNKASSISIPVQDKDKDPYSGPFTFSLGGNDKTLTDTWKLDPSIGMTGGLVSLKSLVYGNYTVPLVIMDQQGTGGSETLEVVVCDCLSGDTCRGRLPHSSRLGPAAIGLLVAGLLLLLLLLCFCFLCECGKQTFKLIPLNLQDEGNQTLIKYNEEGGGSACQAEPTLILSQKNSIMVTDGDRQAAIPLTQISQMSIKEMHEMTRSSGRHMMATQMSSSGGFQSGNFQRTGEANGTMRSQWGHGTQNSSRMNSSIKNNSARYSHSLNRRGDQQISEHIDRRLLMIGAGEDDYAAYLPHEYAYEGQGSKCNSLDELSLSNLGDDLEFVGNLGPKFNTLGGICQQGMQGRPSNL; encoded by the exons ATGGAGAAGAAGACTGTTTCCGTGGTTCTGCTAACA GTGGCCATAGCAGTTGGACTGGCACAGGCCGGCACCCATACGGCGAACAAGCATGAAAAAGGG GACCTGCTGGTACGGTCCAAAAGGAGATGGGTCCTGTCCACCATAGAACTGACCGAGGAGGACCCTGGGCCTTTCCCTAAACTGGCCACAAAG ATGTTCAACGACAGGATAAAAGAACTGACTGACAACCTTGTGTTCCGTATCACGGGCAACGGCGTCACAGAGGAGCCGCTGGGAGTTTTCTCCATCGACGGCACGACGGGCGAGGTCAAAGTCCACAAGGCCATCGACAGGGAGAAGATCTCCATCTTCCAt ATCAAATTTGATATCCTTGACAAGGACACGCTCGAGCCAGTGGACAGGACGCTGGCATTCGATGTGGCCATAAAGGACATCAACGACAACGCTCCTGTCTTTGATCCCATCGCAAAAGCCAGTGTAAAAGAGAACTTACCACAGG GttacctccctgtccctctgaaGGCGCGGGATAAAGATGAGGAGAACACAGACAACTCTAATATCATCCTCAGGGTGGTTTCTCAAGAACCTGCCGAGCCCAAGATCGGTCTGAAAACAGTGGAAGGCACCAAGCTGACCCAGCTCACCTTCACAGGCTGCTTCAACTATGAT AAAGCAAAGAAGTATACGGTCGTTGTTGAAGCTAAAGATAAAGGAAAACCAGCCCTCTCTTCATCTGCCACAGTTCTTATTGATGTTACTGACTACAACACACACCGACCAGTGTTCAAAGAGAATGTG TACCATGGTGAGGTAATGGAGATGGAGACCAACAAGGTTATATTAAGACTAGGTGTGACAGACGCTGATACACCAAACACCCCTGGATGGCGCGCCAAATACTTCTTCCTGAAGGGAAACGAGGAGGGGAACTATAAAATTGAGACAGACCCCAAGACTAATGAGGGCATTCTGACAGTCATCAAG GGGAAGGATTATGAGAGGACTACCTTCGCAGGGGTGGAGATCGGAGTGGAAAACGAGGAGcctctgtttgagtgtgtagcTGGTGCCCCTGGTGGCGTCTCTGCTAAGGTCACACCTCCCAACTCAGTCAATGTCACCCTCAAAGTGATTGACATCAATGACCCTCCAGTATTTGACAAGGTCGTGACCAAAGTctacgagagagaggaggaagaaccaGGGAAGGAGCTGTACACACCAAAGGTCACAGACGAAGACTCTGATGTCAACAAGATCAG GTATGAGATCGTTCAGGACCCAGCAGGATGGGTCTCCATCGATAAGAAGACAGGGAAGGTCAAAACAGTCAAGAAGATGGACCGAGAGTCTGCCTATGTTGACAAGAATAGTACCTACACTGTCCTAATATGTGCCATAGACAATG gggAGCCTCCTGCTACAGCCACGTCCACTCTGGTGATCCATCTGGGGGACACGAATGACAATCTGCCCCACCTGGTGAACAAGAGCCTGGTGCTGTGTGGGAACAAGGCTAGCAGCATCAGTATTCCTGTTCAGGACAAAGACAAAGACCCTTACAGTGGCCCTTTCACCTTCTCGCTGGGGGGCAACGACAAGACTCTGACAGACACCTGGAAACTAGACCCCTCCATAG GCATGACAGGGGGTCTGGTGAGTCTGAAGAGCCTGGTCTATGGGAACTACACGGTGCCCCTGGTCATCATGGACCAGCAGGGCACAGGGGGCTCTGAGaccctggaggtggtggtgtgtgacTGTCTCAGCGGGGACACGTGCCGGGGCCGGCTACCCCATAGCAGCCGCCTGGGCCCAGCCGCCATTGGCCTGCTGGTAGCCGGactgctgctcctgctgt TGCTGCTGTGTTTCTGctttctgtgtgagtgtggaaaGCAGACTTTCAAACTCATCCCCCTCAACCTTCAGGACGAAGGCAACCAGACCCTCATCAAGTACaacgaggagggaggaggatcgGCATGccag GCTGAGCCCACACTGATCCTGAGCCAGAAGAACAGCATTATGGTGACAGACGGGGACAGACAGGCTGCCATACCC ctCACACAGATCTCACAGATGTCAATCAAAGAAATGCATGAGATGACCAGAAGCTCTGGGAGGCACATG ATGGCAACTCAGATGTCCTCTTCAGGAGGCTTCCAATCAGGAAACTTCCAGAGAACGGGCGAGGCCAATGGAACCATGAGGAGCCAGTGGGGGCATGGCACT CAGAACTCAAGCAGGATGAATAGCTCCATCAAG AACAACTCTGCACGGTACTCCCACTCCCTCAATCGCCGAGGGGATCAGCAGATCTCAGAGCACATAGACAGG AGGCTGCTCATGATTGGTGCAGGAGAAGATGACTACGCTGCTTACTTGCCTCATGAGTATGCCTATGAGGGGCAGGGAAGCAAGTGCAACTCATTGGATGAGCTGTCTCTAAGCAACCTGGGGGATGACTTAGAGTTTGTTGGAAATCTGGGGCCAAAGTTCAACACCCTTGGAGGCATCTGTCAGCAGGGCATGCAGGGAAGACCCAGCAACTTGTAG